One genomic region from Gossypium hirsutum isolate 1008001.06 chromosome D13, Gossypium_hirsutum_v2.1, whole genome shotgun sequence encodes:
- the LOC107918675 gene encoding uncharacterized protein has protein sequence MAVAVLATQALLCQTHCRALPRPTPFSSNPPPQPSRYPCKHHGETWPTTSFSILHSTPIVCRASRRKSTALSSSSEESDQDGPLRRVLHLSLWAAEAVYILWLFLLPYAPGDPVWAISSNTINELIGLSLNFFFILPLTNAVGIRLIDAPVLHPMSEGLFNFVIGWTLMFAPLLFTDRKRDRYRSSLDVLWGLQMFLTNTFLIPYMAIRLNEADADIRPSKLSPLGSVMTNGAAVVGLTGGAVCVFSAIWALYGRMDGEFGNITDRWQFLVSYLGSERLAYAFIWDICLYTIFQPWLIGENLQNVEKSKVGVVSYLRFIPVVGLVAYLLFLNLEEDQ, from the exons CAAGCTTTGCTCTGCCAAACCCATTGCCGGGCTCTTCCAAGACCAACACCCTTCAGTTCCAACCCTCCTCCACAGCCCAGCCGCTACCCCTGCAAACATCACGGCGAAACATGGCCCACAACCTCCTTTTCTATCCTCCATTCCACGCCCATTGTTTGCCGCGCGTCCCGCCGCAAGTCCACCGCCTTGAGCTCCAGCTCGGAAGAAAGCGATCAGGATGGTCCTCTTCGGCGAGTCCTTCACCTGAGTCTGTGGGCCGCTGAGGCTGTTTATATCTTGTGGCTCTTTTTGCTTCCCTATGCTCCT GGAGACCCTGTATGGGCCATCAGTTCCAACACAATAAACGAACTCATCGGTCTTTCTCtcaatttcttcttcattttgccTTTGACCAATGCTG TCGGTATTCGTCTGATTGATGCCCCAGTCCTTCACCCT ATGTCTGAGGGATTGTTCAACTTTGTTATTGGGTGGACGCTGATGTTTGCTCCATTGTTATTCACTGATCGCAAGAGGGACAGATACAGAAGTTCCCTCGATGTTCTATGGGGACTGCAGATGTTTCTCACCAACA CGTTCTTAATTCCTTACATGGCAATCCGGCTGAACGAAGCTGATGCAGATATCCGTCCTAGCAAGCTCTCTCCTCTAGGCTCCGTGATGACAAATGGTGCAGCCGTAGTGGGATTAACTGGTGGGGCTGTATGTGTGTTTTCTGCAATATGGGCTCTTTATGGTCGAATGGATGGTGAGTTTGGAAACATAACAGACAGGTGGCAGTTCTTGGTAAGTTATTTAGGTTCAGAAAGGCTGGCTTATGCCTTCATTTGGGACATATGTTTATACACAATCTTCCAGCCTTGGTTGATTGGTGAGAACCTACAAAATGTTGAGAAAAGCAAAGTTGGTGTAGTGAGTTATCTTAGATTTATCCCTGTGGTTGGCTTAGTTGCCTATCTTCTCTTTTTAAATCTTGAGGAGGACCAATAG